A region of Salvia splendens isolate huo1 chromosome 17, SspV2, whole genome shotgun sequence DNA encodes the following proteins:
- the LOC121775446 gene encoding uncharacterized protein LOC121775446, with product MKSGIIYMCSKMSRIFKKKKKKPLPIETPFVLPSALPSWPAGEGFATGIIDLGGLQIRQVSTFTKIWAANEGGLDNLGAAFFEPNAIPDGFFMLGSYSQPNNKPLSASVLVGGGGASLKPPTDYTLVWSSEGLKINQDGVAYIWLPTPPDGYKAVGSVVTSSPAKPALDKIRCVRADLTDSVEREDWIWGNSSGFSVYTSRPKNRGREGLGVPTNTFLALKNGSDFGVVCLKNAAAAAANAAKEDDSDQIKITAMPNSDQIKALIETYSPRIYFHPDEQYLPSSVTWFFQNGALLYTKEEESKPVPIDATGSNLPQGGGNDGLYWIDLPADNTARERVKKGDLSTANAYIHVKPMFGGTFTDVVFWLFYPFNGAAKAKVEFLNIGLGKIGEHVGDWEHVTLRISNVDGELKRMYFAQHSKGEWVDASGLEFVDGNRPVAYASLHGHAAYHKAGLVLSGNGSVGIRNDSGKGKMFMDCGERYEVISEGEPGWVEYRREWGPKISYSFDEEVRNVEKVLPGKLKSAFDKAVRSLPNEVLGEEGPTGPKGKDSWLGDESS from the exons ATGAAAAGTGGAATAATATATATGTGTAGCAAGATGAGTCGcattttcaagaaaaaaaagaagaagccTCTTCCAATCGAAACCCCGTTCGTGCTCCCATCTGCATTGCCGTCGTGGCCTGCAG GTGAAGGCTTCGCAACTGGAATCATCGACCTCGGAGGCTTGCAAATTCGCCAAGTCTCCACCTTTACCAAAATCTGGGCCGCAAATGAAGGCGGCCTAGACAACCTCGGGGCCGCCTTCTTCGAGCCCAATGCAATCCCCGATGGCTTCTTCATGCTCGGCAGCTACAGCCAGCCCAACAACAAGCCCCTCTCCGCCTCTGTTCtcgtcggcggcggcggcgcctcGTTGAAGCCGCCGACTGATTACACACTTGTTTGGAGCAGTGAGGGTTTGAAGATAAACCAAGACGGGGTTGCCTACATTTGGCTCCCGACTCCTCCCGACGGGTACAAGGCCGTCGGGAGCGTCGTCACGAGCTCCCCCGCCAAGCCCGCGCTCGACAAAATCCGCTGCGTCCGCGCGGATCTCACGGATAGCGTCGAGCGCGAGGATTGGATTTGGGGGAACTCGAGTGGGTTCAGTGTCTACACGTCAAGGCCTAAAAACAGGGGACGTGAGGGTTTGGGGGTTCCAACCAACACGTTTTTAGCTCTAAAAAATGGATCTGATTTTGGAGTAGTCTGCTTGAAgaatgctgctgctgctgctgccaaTGCGGCAAAGGAAGATGATTCTGATCAGATTAAGATCACAGCAATGCCTAATTCTGATCAGATCAAGGCTCTGATTGAGACATACTCCCCACGCATATATTTCCACCCTGATGAGCAATACCTCCCTTCCTCGGTCACATGGTTCTTCCAAAACGGCGCACTTCTGTACACGAAAGAGGAGGAGTCGAAGCCCGTTCCCATCGATGCAACGGGCTCGAATCTTCCCCAAGGAGGAGGCAACGACGGCTTGTACTGGATCGATCTCCCGGCCGACAATACAGCGAGGGAGAGAGTGAAGAAAGGTGATTTATCAACCGCAAATGCCTACATTCATGTGAAGCCGATGTTTGGTGGCACATTCACTGATGTCGTCTTCTGGCTGTTCTACCCTTTCAACGGCGCAGCAAAGGCTAAAGTGGAGTTCTTGAACATTGGCTTAGGCAAAATAGGTGAACACGTTGGTGATTGGGAGCATGTGACTTTAAGGATCAGCAACGTGGATGGGGAGCTGAAAAGGATGTATTTTGCACAGCACAGCAAAGGGGAATGGGTGGACGCCTCGGGGTTGGAGTTCGTGGACGGGAATAGGCCGGTGGCGTACGCGTCGTTGCACGGGCACGCGGCCTACCATAAGGCCGGGCTGGTGCTGTCGGGGAACGGGAGCGTTGGGATAAGGAATGATAGTGGGAAGGGGAAGATGTTCATGGATTGTGGGGAGAGGTATGAGGTGATAAGCGAGGGCGAGCCGGGGTGGGTGGAGTATAGGAGGGAGTGGGGGCCGAAGATTAGCTATAGCTTTGATGAGGAGGTGAGGAATGTGGAGAAGGTGTTGCCTGGGAAGCTAAAGAGTGCGTTTGATAAGGCTGTGAGGAGTTTGCCTAATGAGGTGTTGGGGGAGGAAGGGCCTACTGGGCCTAAGGGGAAGGATAGTTGGCTTGGTGATGAGAGCAGTTAG
- the LOC121774753 gene encoding beta-hexosaminidase 2-like encodes MDHISYPSFSHHLSLILISTILIPIPQISAVDFPINVWPKPTTFLWPRPQAIALSPNFTISAPPHPHLTPAVRRYLHQILTEHHRPLVTPNLNLTSSPPLAALTITISDASAPLAHGVNESYSLTIPDDGSAAALAAETAWGAMRGLETLSQLVYASPSSRVGCGLYISDVPLFMHRGIMLDTARNYYGVEDLLRLIAAMSMNKLNVFHWHVTDSHSFPLVVPSEPEMAEKGAYGEGMVYTVADVKRVVEFGLERGVRVVPEIDMPAHTGSWAKAYPEIITCADVFWWPAGASWDDRYAAEPGTGQLNPLHPKTYQVVQNIVHDVASMFPDQFFHAGADEVTPNCWKLDPSIQSFLSKNGTLSQILSIFINSTLPYILSLNRTVVYWEDVLLDATVSVDPSLLPTQHVILQTWNNGPDNTKRIVAAGYRAIVSSSDFYYLDCGHGDFVGNNSEYDQPPGANQTDGGSWCGPFKSWQLIYNYDITYGLSPAEAELVIGGEVALWSEQADSTVMDQRIWPRASAMAETLWSGNRDSSGKKRSAEAVDRLNEWRYRMVTRGIRAEPIQPLWCIKNPGMCNTVQ; translated from the exons ATGGATCACATCAGTTACCCCTCATTTTCTCACCACTTATCCTTGATTCTCATCTCCACAATATTGATTCCCATTCCACAAATCTCAGCCGTCGATTTCCCAATCAACGTCTGGCCCAAGCCCACCACCTTCCTGTGGCCCCGCCCACAGGCAATCGCGCTCTCCCCCAACTTCACCATCTCCGCCCCGCCCCACCCCCACCTCACCCCCGCCGTCCGCCGCTACCTCCACCAGATCCTAACCGAGCACCACCGCCCCCTCGTAACCCCGAATCTCAACCTGACCTCGTCGCCTCCGCTCGCCGCGCTCACGATAACCATCTCCGACGCCTCCGCTCCGCTCGCACACGGCGTCAACGAATCCTACTCCCTCACCATCCCCGACGACGGCAGCGCGGCGGCGCTGGCGGCGGAGACCGCGTGGGGCGCGATGCGAGGGCTGGAGACGCTGTCGCAGCTGGTGTACGCGAGTCCGTCGTCGAGGGTGGGGTGCGGGTTGTACATTTCGGACGTACCACTGTTTATGCACAGGGGGATCATGCTAGACACCGCGCGGAACTATTACGGAGTGGAGGATCTGCTGCGGCTGATTGCGGCCATGAGCATGAATAAATTGAACGTTTTCCATTGGCATGTTACCGACTCACATTCGTTCCCGCTGGTGGTGCCGTCGGAGCCGGAGATGGCGGAGAAAGGAGCGTACGGCGAGGGTATGGTGTACACGGTGGCGGATGTGAAAAGAGTGGTGGAGTTTGGCCTGGAGCGCGGCGTTAGAGTTGTGCCGGAAATTGATATGCCTG CACACACGGGATCATGGGCCAAAGCCTACCCAGAAATCATCACATGCGCCGATGTATTCTGGTGGCCCGCAGGAGCCAGCTGGGACGACCGGTACGCAGCCGAGCCAGGAACCGGCCAACTCAACCCATTGCACCCGAAGACCTACCAAGTGGTACAAAACATAGTCCACGACGTCGCCTCCATGTTTCCGGACCAATTCTTCCACGCCGGGGCCGACGAGGTCACTCCAAACTGTTGGAAACTCGACCCTTCCATTCAGTCATTCCTCTCCAAAAACGGAACGCTCAGCCAGATCCTCTCTATCTTCATCAACTCAACCCTGCCTTACATCCTCTCTCTAAACCGCACCGTGGTTTATTGGGAGGATGTGCTGCTTGACGCCACGGTTAGCGTGGACCCATCATTGCTTCCAACGCAGCACGTGATTCTTCAGACGTGGAACAATGGACCGGATAACACCAAGAGGATCGTTGCGGCGGGCTACCGCGCCATCGTCTCGTCCTCAGATTTCTACTACTTGGACTGCGGCCATGGCGACTTTGTCGGAAACAACAGCGAGTATGATCAGCCGCCCGGTGCCAACCAGACAGATGGCGGGTCGTGGTGTGGCCCGTTCAAATCGTGGCAGCTTATCTACAACTACGATATAACGTATGGGCTGAGCCCCGCGGAGGCAGAGCTGGTTATAGGTGGGGAGGTGGCGCTGTGGTCGGAGCAGGCAGATTCTACCGTCATGGATCAGAGGATCTGGCCTAGGGCTTCGGCCATGGCAGAGACGTTATGGTCGGGGAACCGGGACAGTTCAGGGAAGAAGAGGTCTGCGGAGGCCGTGGATCGCCTAAACGAGTGGCGGTATAGGATGGTCACGAGGGGGATTCGGGCCGAGCCTATTCAGCCGCTCTGGTGTATCAAGAATCCGGGCATGTGTAACACCGTGCAGTAG
- the LOC121774754 gene encoding uncharacterized protein LOC121774754, whose protein sequence is MDMKVKLVFWLLFMLTAPGLGSSARRRNLEVKHHLSRLNKPPVKSIKSPDGDIIDCIPISNQPAFDHPHFKNHTIQMMPSYHPEGLYRDGKKVGKGESGIAQLWHKSGRCAHGTIPVRRTREEDLLRASSIQSFGKKKHKTVPTPPTYAKPQPDLINQNGHQHAIAYVEGDQYYGAKATINVWDPKIQQTNEFSLSQLWLLGGSFASDLNSIEAGWQVSPDLYGDNNTRLFTYWTSDAYQATGCYNLLCSGFIQINNQIAMGASIYPLSSYRGSQYDISILVWKDPKEGNWWMQFGNDYVLGYWPAFLFSYLSDSASMVEWGGEVVNSESDGQHTTTQMGSGHFPDEGFGKSSYVRNIQVVDGSNNLRAPKDIGTFTEQSSCYDIQLGRSGEWGEYFYFGGPGRNSNCQ, encoded by the exons ATGGATATGAAGGTGAAATTGGTTTTCTGGCTTCTCTTCATGCTGACCGCGCCGGGCTTGGGCTCCTCCGCGCGCCGCCGGAATCTCGAGGTTAAGCACCACCTCAGCCGCCTGAACAAGCCTCCTGTCAAGTCCATCAAG AGCCCAGATGGTGATATCATAGACTGCATCCCTATATCTAACCAACCAGCTTTCGATCATCCCCATTTCAAGAATCACACAATTCAG ATGATGCCTAGTTATCACCCGGAAGGGCTTTACAGAGACGGCAAGAAAGTGGGCAAGGGAGAAAGTGGGATAGCTCAGCTGTGGCACAAGAGTGGGAGGTGTGCACACGGCACGATTCCGGTGAGAAGAACAAGAGAAGAGGATTTGTTGAGAGCAAGCTCAATCCAATCATTTGGGAAGAAGAAGCACAAAACCGTTCCTACACCACCAACTTATGCCAAACCTCAACCTGATCTTATTAACCAAAATGGGCATCAG CATGCCATAGCATATGTTGAAGGAGATCAGTATTATGGAGCAAAGGCTACCATAAATGTATGGGATCCTAAAATTCAACAAACAAATGAATTCAGCTTGTCACAGCTTTGGCTTCTTGGAGGCTCTTTTGCCTCAGATCTCAACAGCATTGAGGCTGGCTGGCAG GTTAGTCCAGATTTATATGGAGATAACAACACAAGACTCTTCACCTACTGGACT AGTGATGCTTATCAAGCCACGGGGTGCTACAACTTGCTGTGCTCGGGTTTTATTCAAATCAACAATCAAATAGCGATGGGGGCCAGCATCTATCCCCTCTCGAGCTACCGGGGTTCCCAATATGATATCAGCATACTTGTTTGGAAG GACCCAAAGGAGGGGAACTGGTGGATGCAATTTGGGAACGACTACGTGTTGGGATACTGGCCAGCGTTTCTCTTTTCCTACTTATCAGACAGTGCTTCTATGGTCGAATGGGGAGGCGAGGTTGTGAACTCAGAGTCAGACGGGCAACACACGACCACACAGATGGGCAGTGGCCATTTCCCTGATGAGGGATTTGGTAAGTCAAGTTATGTGAGAAATATTCAGGTTGTGGACGGGTCGAACAACTTGAGGGCACCTAAAGACATTGGAACTTTCACGGAGCAGTCGAGCTGCTACGATATTCAGCTTGGCAGGAGTGGTGAATGGGGTGAGTACTTCTACTTTGGGGGACCTGGTAGAAACTCCAACTGCCAGtga